From the Onychostoma macrolepis isolate SWU-2019 chromosome 13, ASM1243209v1, whole genome shotgun sequence genome, the window ATGTGTCCTccgaaggcagcatttttcagtgTTCCGATGCAGCCAAGGGCTGTAGATACACAAGGGGTAATGTGCTTACCAAGATAACGAGTTAATAAAACCCATCTGCACTTCAACATAAAAGTCCAGACTTGACACAGGGGACATGTAACACAAGCATGCTCTGTTGTAGCTTACATCAATGCCTTGCTTCTACATGAATAAAGTAGGTTCCCTGCTTAATAATcggattatttaaaaaatatatatataaataaaccagCAATGGTAAATACAGTGAAATGTCAGTgaaattgtaatgtaatttattcttaaatgtttcCCAGCGTTTGTTGTTGTAGGTGAgaatttacaaagaaaatgtatgttttagaCAGAattaatatatgtgtatgtatgtaatgtatgtatttcttcactgtttttataaattcaCAGTTTATTCCCCCTCTAACATTTGTCATGAGAAGTACAAAGCaatggaaaatataatttaaagtcatttttatttttatttaattcaatagaaaaacaacataaaagtattttttttctaagtatAGCACTTAAAGACTACAAAAAAATAACCTAAAAGATGAAAgatatacataaaaaatgagACATCATCATGTAATATAGTCCAGCAGGGTTGAGCAGGTCTTGTCCTCAGGTCTTTCAGCTCTTCTGTGTGGCGCTGGAGTCGTGTTGTGTCTCGGCTGTCTCTGGCTGCGTTGTCTTCACAGTTTGACAGTCAGTGGGCAGCATCCTCTCAGCTGCTTCAGATGGCTGATTTACTGGTGCCTGTATGTAGAGCTTTCCATCAGCCATGGAGCAGGTCACCGCCTCGGGATTCACTCCTTGAGGCAGATCAAACACCCGTCTGAACTCTTGGGTTCTGTAAGAGTACGAGCCCTTCCCATCCTCCTGCTTCTTCTCGCTCTTTCCGCTGACATGCAGCTTCCTGCCCACCTGTCTGACCGACAGTTCTTCTGGGGAAAAGTCTTTAGTGTCCAGCGTCAAAGCAAAGCCTCTTCCCTCTTTCTCCACTGTGCAGGCGACTGGGTAGATCTCCTGCGAGGGTGGCATCTGGTGGATCTCCTCAAAGATCTTGTGCTGAAGTTTCTCCAGCTGCTCCAGGCTGCTCTTCAGCTCCTGCGGTTGCTCTCCGTGTCTGTAAAGAGATGTGATCTCCGGCCAGAGACTGCGCACTGGCCAGTCCATTCCCATGAATGAGCTGAGGGAAGGCTGGAATCCATGCAGGCTCAACATTTTCAGTGGCTTTTGTGATCTACTTTTGCTCCTCGGTCGAGTTGTCTCTCTGGTGGCGTCGTAAGGCTTTTAGATTTGACTCCAGTTCTGTGAGTCTCTTAGCTTTATACTGTGTGTTCATCAGCACCAGCAAGTTCATGAACTTTCCAGGTAGTTCCGGATTCGTCCATCGGGGGCAGCATAGAGAGAAGTGATGATGCCTCACCAGTCACACTCTCATTTTAGAAGATGACCAATACACATCTATTAAACTAGATTTATGAATATGGAATTTCTGAGAATCATTCTTGGTTATTCATAAGTTctctaatatttttaaaaagatatcTGAACATTTATAAGGCTGAACACTGAGGGGCTTCAGTTGATCTGCTTCACTTTACACAATCTAAGAggtatatttcatataaacacAAAACCTCATATAAACTTAATAAAATTGATCCTTCACATTCATCCTTCACATGCCTAAAATGTAAAGTTGACATAGGAACATTATTGCAGTATTTCTGAAACTTCCCCCACATTGAAATGAATGCATGTAGGCCTACCAGTTAGCATAAAATCCCTGAATTCCTAAAATTGTTGGAccaactgttaaaaaaaaaaaaacgttttatgGTCAGCTGGATTAAAACTAAGACTGTGTGAGTCAATTACAAAATGATCCAGACCACTTTTCTTCCTGTTTGACCAATTTATTGAAAGAACTGATTCATGATTAATTTACAAAGTGGATATTTATTCAGCAGTTCTGATTCTAAACAGGAAACTAATGAGAACCCCCAAAAAACCCATCTACCACATCAGCATTTGGTATCCAAACATATAAGATATGAAAGTTAGCAGTGTTTCCTGGACCACCTAAACATCTTCACTTTAATGTAAtgagtttaaaataatttgtactACAAAATAATGGCAAGACAATGCCTTTCTAGTGGAGATGCGCGGATGAGCTCAAACGTCACCCGAATCcgctgcttcaaataaattatccatCCGCCAcccacccgcacctatatttttctCTGATATAAATAACCGACCTGCACTTTACAATGATTCTAATTAGACTAATTCTTATTTTTGCATGATgatatgatgaatggatggttcatttttaacagcagattcagtgaTGTGAGAGCTGATCTGTGCGGCTCCGACGTGGCCACCGGAGCTCATCATGGTCGCTCTAGTCTTACTTAAGTgaacagacaggtttttatgcatagttaatagacTACATTATTAGGCACCTTTGACCATCGCCCactatagatcaactaacataatctataatggtgagaatcaagatattcatatttcatgatataggcCTAgttaatcctttaaattttaaggaattcagagcagagcgacataaaaatctgaaaaaatataatcgggcctgttttaggcttttccttatttttatattttagatggtGATGAAAAAGGacttgccatctcctcattggacgtccctttagagagaaatgcatctttatggattacataatgaaagagtttttgttttagatttgaattattttgttttaaattagtaatttaaagctttctatagatatatttatcatatgtgtgactcaattcgttgagtttcggttcatcattgtgaagcgctcctattcaagaccagacggcaagcgcatcctctgttttcctatttattttataaaagcacaacattttgttgatattgtgaatgcacacaaataaaagtagaccctttacagttccgaatgatgtattactcttacctttatgagcaaaaattacagcgtgttttaagttgtttccactatcaagaaaaaatGCAAGTTACTGCTCTGGcacctccatgtcctgcaaagtgtgcttcagcttccactcttcaaacaaacgattagatatgcacctagcgcatttatatagttcaaacatttaaactaacattgtgatatgcttgaactgtttatatctatagattttattttaggcaagtcgtgatgatttgagaaggctaagttgatcaaacataggctatgatcagctcactgtctgcaGCTGgtcgcttggtcgttacttaaaaaaaacaacaacaacaaaaaaaacaacttacatttaacgaacaaaaagtgctccaaacgttttataaattaactttttaaaaaacgaaacgaaatataatcactttaccATTACATATATACGGAACAAAACGTCGTTGGAGCCGTAAGGGGTAACGGTAACAGGCTAATACAATGATAATaggctgcttttaaatgaacatttaattaaaaaacaaaagttctTCTTTGGCCAGATTATAGTCTACACTTTCTTAATATAACACACGCTTTACTCCATTCAAACTTCATCTGGAATGCCACTGTATCTGTCACTGCAACTAGAGGTCTGCGCAGGACTGTTTTTTATGtcccgctcccgcgaggttatatcccgcacccacccgctcccgcgatatatttactctttgttcacccgctgtccgctttgaataattttcttcccgacccgaccgttcccgctaaatttagatctcgtttccagaatcacagatttaaatttcctctactgaaagaaagacagataggctaagaaataaaagtgtagtctgcacaaaattgtatttgttattttattcgtcatgtcaagagtcttttattgacagcaaaatatcttaagacacgaaattcgtttaacattttgctgccaacacagtaggaaaaaaagtgtcacagagaaaataaaaatgtacaaaaattgtattccttatttttattcgtcttgtcaggatacaattcgtttaacctttacaacacaatataGGAACAAGTATCGCagagagaaaaataatgtaggttgtacaaaaatagcctattataattttattcttcttgtcaaaatactaaattcgtttaacatcttgctgtaaacacagtagcctaggaaaagtgtcgcggaagaaaaataaaaaaataaataaattcgacatctgtcatttaaaattatagactaagcaaaatataaacaaaaccgagttgagcgttcttcaagggcagcgcatccacactttgctccatctttattctgctctgtcactcatggacaacctgcctgttctgtctgcgggccgtatattcactggtaggctacagcctgctctgagcatcgttatgcacatgctgcgcacagacactcgcaaataaaacgaagcactgGTTCATGTGTGCAGTGCGTGCATAACAGTcgagtgcaggctgtaccggtgcttaaattaaagaaaatgttctgaaaagacgtcgggaactggatattgttagaccgcccgctcccgttcaaattgcaccagagttaccgaccgcaaccgcgttttattcgggaatttaatcccgcgttgcaagaaatctggtcgggtcccgcgggacagccgcgggaatgcagacctctaacTGCAACTTCCCAAACAGGCGAACATACATAAAAATTCAATCTTCGTGTCTGTCtgtgatgaaaaaaatgaatttaaaacacgTTCATATTTTAGAGAATATTTGCATCACTAATGATTTATCTCATCCACCTGCAATTAATtagaatgcattttttattacatGATCCACCTGACCCGCGGATTACCCGCGGACCCCCCGCGGATACAACCGCCATCCGCGCATCAGGTTGTTGTTAGGTAGTCCAGTATTTCTATGGAAGGTTCCTAAACTTGTTGATGAGGTCAGTTTGTCAGAGGCACGGTAAAAGCTGAAAGACTCTGTAATATAATATTGGATATAATTTTGAAGGTAAAGTAAGGGCTTTTCTGAGTGTGAAAATTAATTCAGCCTTATTCAAAGCTGAATGTTAAGAACCTGCTATTGaggaaaatattaaatgtagtaGCAAAATATCATCTTAGTTCTGTTAACCACTGTAAATTCTAGTGCGTTCTGTCCCTACGCAGTGTTCACTGCTCTTACTCCCTAAGCACTGGATATACATTGCAGTGGACTTCATTGAAAATAAACGCTCATCTGGAATGCCCTGGAACGCCATCAAAGAAAGGCAATGATAGGGTCACGCAGATTGTGatataacataaatattgtaattttgtcaAAGCGCCGGTCTGATCtgggtttgtttttgttgtgtcctGGTCTGTCTGGAGCACATGGCTGTCAGTTGGTATTTGTGTTCACCATGTGCTCTATGGTCTATTGTTACCCCGCCCCTCTTGTTAGCTTATTATCTTGTTAGGGTTAACACCTAGATCATTAGTCACCCTTTATATTCCCCTCTTGTTTTCTGTCCTGTACCAGATTAAAACTATGCTCCGTTGAGTTAACCTGGCTCTTGTCTCTGTTGACTGTTATCTTGTTCCTATTTGTTCTCAAGCCTATTCTTGCTTAGTTTCCTTTGCATTTAGTTTATACTTTTGATATTAGggtttttcttttgattagAGGTCTGTGCTATCTAGTTCCTTGTTTTTTGAGCTCCTGCCTTTTAGATTAGTTTCTCTTGTGATGTATCGATGTTCCCTTATTCCCTGTGCTGTTCGCATGCCCTTCGAACTGAACATGTTTGCTCCCTTCAGATTGGAATCTCACTTAAGATGGTGGAATACCACATGAAGTCCACTTCGCAGTCCACTTACGGTCGCATGGAACACACTTTCTGTGTGAAAGCTGCGGTTGCACTCATACACCACAGATACAAGatgtgtgaacgggccttaggTAAACGATATAGTCCTGAGCAGGGCAAATCTTTGCTATCTGCATGCATTATATTCTAATCCTGtgtataaatcaaataaatgttgtgtaaGTTTTGATGAAAGAGTGTGAGGTTGTCTAAATGTTTGGGTGCAGAACAACTATTTAAACAAGCTAtccatatattaaaatgcaaggAGTGCAAATGTGGTTTAAAAACATGTTGAGTGCGTGTGTGAGCTAAAGAAGCTTTTATACATGTAACAGTATTGAAAGGTAAACGAGAGTCCAGTTATATATATGTAaagttatatacatatatgtatgtatatattgcGTGTGaacaggacttttattttgggctGGCGGCGTGACGTCATACGTATGCGCCGCGCTCCTCTGGCTGAAGGTTTGTGTTCTTAATCGTTTTTGCGTGTTCATCAATATAAACAGTTAAGTCAATTCCATTGTTTTTACACACGATGCAAAATGAATTATTTCTCATTTAATGTaacattgtaatgttttatcTAACATCAACGGACGTTATTGTTGTGAATAAGGCGCATCCACATATGAGTAACAGAAGAAGTGCGTCTCATTTCGCTTCATATATCGAGAATCGGTTTATCGTTATGAATTCGGCACTGACCTTTCAGTAATAACGCAGAAGCGCACAATGATTTACTGATTTGAAGCGCTCCAATCAGCACAAGCTTACGGCACCTGCTGGTCAAAACTGTGTCAATGCAACGAGATCACGAACATCATGCTCAATGAGAACTTTTACAGACCAGTTgaatgtatgcatgcatgcatgtatgtatttatttatttatttaaaaatgtaattaattttgtGTTCTGTTATCTTTTGTAGTTCTATTTTAGAGTGttggctatttatttattttatttaagacaCCGCACTGTGAGCTAGAGATTTACtatggatttatttttctttctgttaattattctCATCTTAAACATGACAGATAGTCCAAAGATGCAGAACAACTCCTGGTGAAGCAACTGAGATCCATGTGACGAATAAAAAGATGGCGTTTATTAAGGAGGAGAATGAAGACTTGAAGATTGAAGAAGCATTCAGAGTGAAccatgaagatactgaggaacaaacaggttagTTTCCTTTCCCAAAGCTGAACTCAGTCATTTGATCCTTatcaaaacagaaataatgtgtatttttgaAGAATTCTAAATAAAGCAGTTTTTCTGACATCGCCACATGTGGACATACATGTTGAAATCATACTaatgcactctctattctatttatattcttaaaaaaaaaaaaaaaaacttgtcccttttagacttgcactctattcatttactaactgcttgttttctttaaaaaaaaaaaaaaaataaaaaaaactaacactagcttctctgtTATTAttgtattctatttgttttctttttatttattatacaattaacaagtgcaaaaaaaggcctctaacactagcttgctctattctatctgttttctttttatttattatataataaaaaataaaaaaaaccttgctagtgtactgcgttaagctaactgagacttgttatagcacttgtacatcattgctcttttgttgattttgattgcttccattgtcctcatttgtaagtcgctttggataaaagcgtctgctaaataaataaatgtaaatgttactaCAGTATCACAGATTAAATTAGGACAAAATATAGAAATGTTAAACAGAATAACTGTCTTGTGTAAcattaactgaattaaaaacaacaaaaaccatTTAGTTTATATAATTATGCAACTGtatcaaacaaaaacattttttataaagcaAGCCATGTAAAAATGCTGCCTTCGGAGGACACATTCCAAGGTAGGAAGGCATCAAGGCTCGTCCGAATCCAAAGttagcttcacttcctgtctctgagatgccttcatctgatggatttttgaaggcagcatagatgtatccttcgctgcctttgatatcccacaatcctgtgcgttcCATTCCGTGATGTTTgagctaaaaaaataaagatggcgtCTGAAAGTTGCCTTTGGTAgttagtttgtgtgtaaatgtatatttcggATTAACTTTTCgcacttttgatgttatttctagcgagaaactagtattatagtaattaaatattcatttagtTATCATCAAAACTcgttctattttgttgtagatcattaaaCTGTTGCGCTGCCTCAGAACTCTGTCCGAAATCAGTTTCGTGCAGTGCCTTCATGCAAAAAAcctgcctgcaaagtcattgcctcATGAGGCAGCGAGTCAGCTACCtaagttttcggatgcagccttTGATTTCAGGCAGACTGATTGAAAACACCTGTGTGCCCTTTACTCTTGGAAGTACTTTGCAGTGAatgctgttttatatatttttttttaacatttttgtgtgaTGTGTATGGAACCTATTAATATTCAGAACCTCATAAAATTCAGAGGATCAAAAACACTTAGTttacatacaaaatattataatactaaCACTAACATGCCAGAACATAAATAGCATACATAGCAGTAATGGAATCAGTTCATGGAGTTAAGTAAGAAATAAGTCTTATGTAAGCTTTCTCTCCTTTCTTATTTGAAAGAATGATTtcagctttattattattatcttcaTTTTAGGATTAGACACTAAGTATGTTTTTCTAACACAAGGGGAGACAAGAGAGAAGGAAAACTAGAGGaacgttttatttttcaggaaaagtttagatgggcaatttttttacattttgtatctGTGACCCTATATgttcttttcttattttatgttcaattaataaatgtaatcaaatgtattaattaattcaaataatattaCACTCTAGGGCATTTACCTATAAAATTAATTCCTTATCAACAAAATCTTTACACTACAAAGGTGGAACAGAAGCTGACCCTGAAGTACCATTTAGTTGTATTCAACAGATTATGTTTCTTCTTGCTGGACATATAAACTAGAACTCATTGCAGCTGCATTTTCTTTTTGAGCCATTACTTGCCAGTTAGAAACATGAGAGCAAAAAGGAGAATAATTATCACAGCTGCTGTTCATAGCATTTCAGACAAAAACTAATTATGTGTATTTGGTACTATTTTATCAGATATAATTGTAGTAATTGTCTGCACCCTGAAcattatcaggaaggctattccagagtgaaaaagctctacctccgtTAGAAGACTTTGATATTCTGGGTTCTATCAAAATCTAGAATTTTGTGACTTTCACATTTGAATGTTTCACATTTGAACCCTTAAACAAGGGTTGGGACTGAAGCGTGGAATAAGGtggctctccaggagcaggactgCTACCCTCACTCTTGCTATTTGACTGGGAGTGGCAGCAATtcatcttaaaggggtcatatgacgttgctaaaaagaacattattttgtgtatttggtgtaatgcaatgtgtttatgcggtttaaggtaaaaaaaacacattattt encodes:
- the LOC131552046 gene encoding heat shock protein 30-like — protein: MLSLHGFQPSLSSFMGMDWPVRSLWPEITSLYRHGEQPQELKSSLEQLEKLQHKIFEEIHQMPPSQEIYPVACTVEKEGRGFALTLDTKDFSPEELSVRQVGRKLHVSGKSEKKQEDGKGSYSYRTQEFRRVFDLPQGVNPEAVTCSMADGKLYIQAPVNQPSEAAERMLPTDCQTVKTTQPETAETQHDSSATQKS